Proteins encoded by one window of Chryseobacterium aquaeductus:
- a CDS encoding choice-of-anchor L domain-containing protein encodes MKRYLLLFSLFLSYANLYSQTVKPRVPQKEVISAESKKAGVYIDVNTATYPASSFTPLQLVKDILISSGTNTCLIPQVSNVTVSPNLPVTNTNRSWGYFHRGTTNFPFKDGIVLSTGYVNKAGNTAFGNLSDQLTTGSDPDLVVATNPQGSLNDVVLLEFDFVPTTSQIKFNYLFASEEYTGGFPCSFSDAFALLLRPVGSTAPYTNMAVLPAGAGPVSVTNIHPANQDNGAALTCGAANAAFFAGYNNANIETNFGGRTVPLTATATVIPGQAYHFKMAIADATDRSYDSAVFLEGGSFNIGVELLDPSGAQLPAEINVCDNVPQVITASVSDPNLTYQWFFNGNAIPGATTNVITAVQPGNYMIEVTVPGNPCPGSATVKINGGTTPLAQDANFLLCSTPDITTFDLNNAKPLISPTPNATFRFYANQADAAAQNGNFITNVANYNGADGQILHVVVSDGGFCSKTIKLTLAREVTPIAQVSTTRVRVCPGEVVTLTATGGVTYMWDNFPGNGNTQTLPVYQTTTFSVYAIGTKGCKSLVPAKVIVEVVPEITSPLQDVEMCIGDSIVLDAGGADANYTYVWNTGATTQTITAPQLGIYSVIISNGICQKEFKVKVLGASSPFFTNISYENGTLTAIATNPSLNNIFGTLEYSVDGTNWQESNIFNNLTDNTTYNVQVRIKGTSCYGAVEFFTLAINNVITPNQDGVNDILDLTNLKDFNNFNGSIYDRYGVEIFRFSKDRPIWDGTISGKRLPTATYWYKFNFEYKKSKVQMNRSGWIMLKNRE; translated from the coding sequence ATGAAGAGATATCTACTGTTGTTTTCATTATTTTTATCTTATGCTAATCTTTATTCACAAACCGTAAAACCCAGAGTTCCGCAGAAGGAAGTTATATCTGCCGAATCAAAAAAAGCTGGTGTATATATTGATGTGAATACAGCAACTTATCCCGCATCGTCTTTTACACCATTACAGTTGGTAAAAGACATTCTAATATCTTCCGGTACCAATACTTGTTTGATACCACAAGTTTCTAACGTTACAGTAAGTCCAAACTTACCAGTTACCAACACCAATAGATCTTGGGGATATTTTCATAGAGGTACTACCAATTTTCCGTTTAAAGACGGAATTGTTTTGTCTACAGGATACGTAAATAAGGCAGGTAACACGGCTTTTGGAAATCTAAGTGATCAGCTGACAACGGGAAGTGATCCAGATTTGGTAGTAGCAACCAATCCGCAAGGATCGTTGAATGACGTTGTACTTCTGGAATTTGATTTCGTACCAACGACCAGTCAGATAAAATTTAATTACCTTTTTGCTTCAGAAGAATATACTGGAGGTTTTCCTTGTAGCTTCTCAGATGCATTTGCCTTGTTGCTGAGACCAGTTGGAAGCACTGCTCCATATACGAATATGGCAGTATTACCTGCAGGTGCAGGACCTGTGAGTGTAACTAATATTCACCCTGCTAATCAGGATAATGGTGCTGCTTTAACATGTGGAGCTGCAAATGCAGCATTTTTTGCTGGATATAATAATGCCAATATAGAAACAAATTTTGGAGGTAGAACGGTGCCTCTAACGGCTACTGCAACAGTAATTCCGGGACAGGCTTATCATTTTAAAATGGCGATTGCAGATGCAACAGACAGAAGTTATGATTCTGCAGTATTTTTGGAAGGAGGATCTTTCAATATCGGTGTCGAATTACTAGATCCGTCTGGAGCACAATTACCAGCTGAGATTAATGTTTGTGATAATGTACCACAAGTTATTACTGCTTCTGTGAGTGATCCCAATTTAACCTATCAGTGGTTTTTTAACGGAAACGCAATTCCGGGAGCAACAACAAATGTTATTACCGCAGTACAGCCCGGAAATTATATGATTGAAGTTACTGTTCCGGGGAATCCGTGTCCGGGAAGCGCAACTGTAAAAATTAATGGTGGTACTACACCTTTGGCTCAGGATGCTAACTTTCTGCTTTGTAGTACACCAGACATTACAACTTTTGATTTAAATAATGCAAAACCATTGATAAGTCCTACGCCGAATGCAACTTTCAGATTCTATGCAAATCAGGCAGATGCTGCGGCACAAAACGGAAACTTTATTACAAATGTTGCTAACTATAACGGTGCAGACGGACAGATTTTACATGTAGTAGTTTCTGATGGTGGTTTCTGTAGTAAAACAATTAAACTTACCTTAGCAAGAGAGGTTACTCCTATTGCACAAGTGTCTACGACTAGAGTACGTGTTTGTCCTGGTGAAGTGGTAACGCTTACAGCAACAGGTGGTGTTACTTACATGTGGGATAACTTCCCTGGAAACGGAAACACGCAGACTCTTCCTGTTTACCAGACAACAACATTCAGCGTTTATGCAATAGGAACTAAAGGTTGTAAATCATTGGTTCCTGCAAAAGTGATTGTAGAAGTAGTACCAGAGATCACATCGCCATTACAGGATGTAGAAATGTGTATTGGTGATAGCATTGTGCTGGATGCTGGAGGTGCAGATGCAAATTACACGTACGTATGGAATACGGGTGCAACTACTCAAACAATTACAGCACCTCAACTGGGCATCTACAGCGTCATAATCAGTAATGGTATTTGTCAGAAAGAATTTAAGGTAAAAGTTCTTGGTGCGTCATCACCTTTCTTTACGAATATAAGTTATGAGAATGGAACACTGACTGCAATTGCGACAAATCCTTCTCTTAATAATATCTTTGGTACACTGGAATATTCTGTGGACGGAACCAACTGGCAAGAATCTAATATCTTCAATAATCTTACCGATAATACCACTTATAATGTTCAGGTGAGGATTAAAGGTACGAGTTGCTATGGTGCAGTTGAATTCTTCACATTGGCAATAAACAATGTAATTACTCCGAATCAAGATGGTGTAAATGATATTTTAGATCTTACCAATTTAAAAGACTTTAATAACTTTAATGGATCTATCTATGACAGATATGGTGTAGAAATTTTCAGATTCTCAAAAGATAGACCAATCTGGGACGGAACTATCTCTGGAAAAAGATTGCCTACAGCTACATATTGGTACAAATTCAACTTCGAATACAAGAAGTCTAAAGTACAAATGAACAGATCTGGATGGATCATGTTGAAAAACAGAGAATAA